CACATTACAtataaaattaactttaaaatgcCCTGGTGGGGAAAATGTTCACATCCAGGGCTCTGTCAGTACCTATGCTCCTGCTGCTACTGACGGTCCTTGGCTTTTGTGGGATGGTGGGTCGGGCAGCCAGGGCTGGCTTTGCTCCCTGTGGCACTGGAGGTTTTGGACTTCCTGGTCCCCCAGGGGAACTAGAGGAGGATGTAGCTCTGAGACGAGAGACTGGTTCAGGCTTGGTCTCACCACGTGACAATGTCTTCTCTGGAAAACTAGGATCTGGTTTATTATTGGAACCACTGGGAGACCGGCTTTCTGCAGCTGTGGGCTGAGGCTTGGCTGGggacacacataaagaaaacaatatataataaaaataatttttacatcAATATAAACCCTGGcacaaaaactgattttttcCAAAATTTTAATCCAAAGAATAAGACCAGCATTGAATCTGTATTTAATTTGGGCGAAAAGCTCACCTGTTGCATTGCTGTCAGGTCTGTCGGGGCTTGAAGACTGAAAGAAACATAAGCACTGGTTCACTACTGGCATGATTATAGAGGGGTGATCAGTGATTTCCACTTTACATAGGAACAACTTTACATAATGCTAAgaccatcaccaccaccattgttaattttatgtaattttaGTATCAAGCAATGATTTGATGCTGTGAAATTGAATAAAACAATGTCGAGCCACAttttcccagaggggggagcCTTTGTGTTAGAAATTCTAAAGATATGGCTCACACACCCAAGCTCATTTTAATACACGTGCATACACAAAggcacacactcaaacacacctgGAAGCCAGCCCGAACAAACAGATGgcaggggtaaaaaaaaaaatacaaggtcagaagaaaaacaactaaaaaattATTAACCTCCTAATATACACACAtgatcacacacaaacactcagttCAGTGGCTTGTTGGGGACAAATTATGCATCTAATGtcagcacacactcactcataGGTGGCAACACCAAATCTTCACTGAATCTGTTGACTCTCACTAGGATTcccttttaattttatttggcTTTTGGGAAAATAAGAGAACGCAGGtgataaaaactgtgaatttgGAAATTTACATAAGAAAATTCAAATTTTTAGGATATTTATCCAGTTATGAATCAAGACATAGCTTGCATCACAGTCATTctgcctttttttattattcaacatTTTCCAATCTgcatttctctccctccctccttttcattcttttctcattttatgtATTCCCCCCAGATGGAAGCCACAttctgtcaaacaaaacaacccTGACAAGTGGAGACATCTACAGCACTTCGTCTCCAAATGTAATGTATCCTAAGCACGCACCTTTCTATAGTATAGCTCTTCTAAAGACTGTAAAACCCTATTTTGACAATTTAGGCAGCTGTGGTTAGGTCTTCTCATTTTTTCTTAGTTCCTAGACCAGTCAACCTCTATGCAAAACAGGATAAAGCAAAGATATTTTGGTGTAGGATGAACTGTATTGAGTCTAATGCAGTGAGTCAACTTCATTAAATTATTGCCTCTTGTAGATACATTTAGCTGTGTTACTATTTGTTGCTATACCTCCTTTTTTTGTTCATCTCACCTTGTGTGCTCTTCTCTCCTGCTTTGCCTTCATCTCTGCTAGTAGTCCAGTGCCCATCATCTGTAACCCTGGGTATCGCCTGCCGCCTTGGGGACTGCCTCTGCCGTCTGAACCCTCCCAGGGCTCATCCATGGAATCCGGGGTCCTGAGCTCCTCTGACCggtctgagctgctgctgtagtCTGTGGGCTGAGAGCGAGTGGACGCATCCctgcagagcagacagaaaatatctgtaaaatgCAGCAGACTGGTACATGGAGACTGACTTGACTAATGGATAAACAATTATTCTGTTTCATGTCTATACCGGGATTTTGGCTCGAGTGCAGGGCTCTTTACTGCCACCTTTGGTGAGGAGGGCTCCTCAGGGATGGTTGAAGCTGGCGCTGAGACTACAGGGGCAGAGGATGTACTGGAAGATAGAGGGGTCACCTGGTTCTTCTCTGATTTGTCAGATTTATCGGATTTGGAGGAGCGTTTGATGAGGTTGAGGAATCCTCctttactcttcttcttctctccatcctGAGATTCTGAACTCTTCAGGGAACGTCTGAGATGATGACAGTAGGACAAAGGAATTTAAACATCCAATGTATATATGCATATGTATATAAACATAAGAGGTGGGCACAATAACTTATTAATGGTCTAAATAACTCTTTAATACTTTTTTCTGTAaagaacagaataaatgcagaacagtccttaatgagaaaaacaaatgtagcaCAATCCTCACTTGGAATCCATTTTGGTGACTTTTTTAGAGAAAAACTCATCTACACCCTCATCCACCCTTCCCATGAGGCCATTCTGTTCCCCATCCTGAGGTGGAGTATTGTTGATTtgctgaaagaaataaaaaagaaacagtttgaccATTTGACATAAATCTACAAATACTGATAAATCTTCCATGAGTGAAATTGTAGTGTACCGTCATCTCAATTTTCAGACCTTGAGTAGAGACCAAATCAATTCCTGAATGAATGCAATTCATTTGTTCAATGCCATAGaacttgaaattattttttaaacttgcTTTGCCACTCAGCTTTACTCACAGGAACTTTGctggaatgtgtttttttgtttcttctgggTCGTAGTTTGGTGAAGTGCTGCaactttttctcctcttcagaTGGCAGCTCCACAATTGCTCCTCGTTGCTCCAGTTTGGGCAGGACCTGAGATGGTGTTGTTGGAGTTTGAGATGTAGTGTCCTCCACATGGATAGGCACATCCTCCAGGGCCTTATCGAGGTCAAACTCCATTTCTGTAGATTTGTATGTTaaatttgtgttaaatattCAACTGTACTGTCATCTAAAAATGAGCATGTATGAATGTCAAAGTCCTTGAATTAAAGCAGGAAGTCCTGACTTTGCTCACATTTTGAgtctttcatttcaaattcaatgtggtggtgtacagaggCCAAACAAATGAACCAACAAAAAAACCTCTTTGCAAAACATAATTCCATTATTTTTGGACCCAACTAtatacaacatttttatttacagttaaacTGCATCAATATTAAGGACTTTTTTTGAAAGACCAAATATACACTGCATCAATAGTTTTCACAGTGCTcaacttttttcacattttcttatCTTACAGACATAtttcaaaatggattaaatttattattttcctcaaaattccAAAAAAATCAGCCCATAATGTCAAACTGATTTTTGTACATAAGTAAGTATTCACAGCCACGGCCGTTAAAACTAcatttagcaccaattacagcctcaagtctttttgagtatgatgctacaagttCGGCAcctcttctttgcagtacctctcaatctccatcaggttggatggtgATCATCGGTGCACATGTCATTCAGATCATTTCACAGATGTTCAATCAGGGTCAAGTCTGGGCTCTTCCTGGTCCACCTAAGAACATTCACGGAGTTGtcctgtagccactcctttgttatcttggctaTGTGCTTAGTGTCATCGTCCCGTTGAAAGATGCACCGtcgccccagtctgaggtccagagcgcCCTGggacaggttttcatcaaggatgtctctgCACATtcctgcattcatctttccttcAATTCTGACTAGTCTCccagagcatgatgctgccaccaccatgcttcactaTAGGGATGGTATTGGCAGGTGCTGAGTTGTATGACCTACACACTGGATTGCTTGGCAGGATTGCTCAGTTTGGCCAGGCAGCCCcctctaggaagagtcctggtggttctaaacttcttccatttacgGATGATGGAGGCTCATTATGATCTTTAATactgcagaaatgtttctgtaccCTTCCACAGATCTGTACCtcgatacaatcctgtctcgCAGATCTACAGTTAATTCCTTGGACTACATGGTTTGGTTTCTGCTCTGAcctgcactgttaactgtgagaccttatatagacaggtgtacGTCTTttcaaatcatgtccaatcaactgaatttccaACAGGTAGAATCCAAATACATTGTGGAAACAGGATGtaccagagctcaattttgagtgtcatggcacaggctgtgaatacttatgtacatgtgatttttttttgtatttttaatgaaattgcaaaaaaaaaaaaaaaaaaaaaaaaaaaaatcactttgacATTAAGGGGGATATTTTTGGGTGGaatttgaggaaaataatgaatttaatctattttggtATAAGGCcgtaacataacaaaatatggAAAAAGTTAGGTGCTGTGTAAACTTTCTGGTAGTAGTATTGAATGATTAAAAACAGCCACcttagtgtgtgtgcacacaattTTTAACAGTATGAAGCAGCAGATTGCTTACCAAAGGCACGGGAAACTGGTCGAAGCATTCTGCTGTGGATGCTTTTCCTTTTGGATTTAGGAGTCATCTGCAGAAATAAAGAGATCATCAGGTTGTTAGGTAACTGTAAACAAATGATTGATACTGGCATTTCTGTAAGTGATTAGTGGATAACCTGATTATCAAGGTAAATGAGTGCATACAGTATACAAGAGGAAAAGTtggaaacaaaagaacaagTACAGTTCAAAGTctgaatgtttttgtaaattacACAGTTTTTGGTTGAatatgggggaaaaaaacatccatGTTGACTTTGTCATAGTGGGTTATTGAGTGTAAACTGATGGTCAAGATGGAAAACTATATAATTATACAAGTGGGCAAAAGtgaaggggtctgaatactttctaaAGCCACTGGAGGTGAGATGATGCTGATTTGCCTTCATTAATTACGGTAAATTGCTACATAGGAACACCCTAAACACAGCAGCACCCTTACACATCTTGTGTTTTGCTGCATATTATATATTGCACAGAGTGGTGGTCCACTTTACAAGGTGATGATGACAAACAGTGCAGTGTGGCTAAATGCATTAGGAAAAAATCAATTATAAGAATTCAACAGTGTGAAGAATTTGGAGAGTGAGTGAAGACGTGATACGTTTATcctgctgtactgtatactgtactgtaactgaACAAATACAGGAAGTCCTCTGTGCTATAGAAAAGCAATAGCACAGAGGACACTACAGCAGGTGAAGACGCAGAAAGGGGAAAATAGAGGAAGGGGGGGGGAGAAAGTAGATAGAAAGGAAAGTATAGAGGGACAGTTCAGAGTTACTTACACTGGTGCAGCACAGAGTCTCCATGGAGCAAAAGTAGTCAAAGAAAAGGGGAACAGAGGAAAAGattgaagagagagaaagacaacacAGAGTAAGGCTGAAGACCAAAAGGGAAAAGGCGGCCAACACAGCTACAGACTGTAATAGGCAGCCTTGTAACAGGAGAAAGTAGAGGTTGACTGAACAAAGGGATCAGGAGATGAAAAGAGGGAACAGCAGGTGTATTTAAGCAAGAGACCAAACAAATAGACAGAAATACAACATGCAGCCTGCCACTGGCTGCAACCTGCCTTTACAGCTGTTGAATTGCTTTCTTTTGTGCTTGAATTTAGAGTTGTTgaggtttatttttttcctaaaGGGGCAAATTTTAAGACAGGTGCAAGGGCTTctatataataatgtaatttttttaaatgtaatttggtTTTTAACTTTGTGGcaacacaaactgaacatgttgACTAGTTAAGATATATAATAGAGCAAAAAATCCCAGACAGTTAAAACTCAAACCTACCATGCATGTCTCCAGATCATCGAGCCTCTCAGCCTCCAGTATCTCAGCAGACGCCCGTTTGGGAATCTTCTCCTCTGGGACGTCCAGATCCACAGAGTCCTGCTGCACGAGAGGGCGACCTCGACATACCAGATGGTGAGCCTgaaagaggatgagagagaagtgaggtgaggtgaacagagagaaaatgatggACAATGACATAAACAGAAGACAACATAATCCTGAATCAACATTGTGATTTGCCGCTTTGTCATCTGACTGTTGGTAAAACTTTATATAAGCATTTGCTAATTGCTATGTTTAAACAGCTAATatgaactgtttttaaaattccTAGAAATTAACTGACTGAATTGGTGCAAGTACGTTGTTGAGAGAGCAATTGAAACCTaccagtgtgtgttgtgaagtGGAAAGAGCCTCCAAAATCTCATCAACTATGCGATCAGACAGGAAGGATGCCAGACTCAGCTTCACCTCACTGAcggagagaaaaagacaatgaCGGTCAGTGGGTAATAAAAAGATTGTGATAGGTGGAGAAAGATGAGACTGAAGACAGAGATCCCAGTGGTTTCAGGAAATCTCACATTCAGCATCTGCGTACAAACACACCTGATTTTGTTGATAATATCCACCCCAGACTGCTCCAGGAGGGTTTTAGTGACAAAGCTCTTGGGTACGACCATTTTGGCTGAGCTTGCCTTCATCAGCTCTGTACGCAGATTACTTCTCTTCAACACATGGGGACACAGAGACTCTGCCGTATCCACCATAGACACCAACAGAGTctgaaaggagagaaagggcACAAGTGAGTGCTAAACTGCAAAAGGTAGTTCTATGAAAGGTTGAGAAATCTggatactattattattattattattactattatacaCTTACACTACTATATTGTGAGTTTGTAAATTGATTTTGCCTCGGCTTCTTCTCCAAACATTTTCTCCACACTGGCAGTCACAACTCTAAGCCCTTCAAGTATTAGATGATAGACCTTTGGCTGACTTTTAGTGCAAGTCAAAACCTTACCTGTAGTTGTTGGTCCATGACATTAGTGACCTCCCCAGCCATAGACTCCAGTTTCTCCTGGATTGGTCCCACTGACGAGCTGTTTACCTCCTCTCTGGAAGCTGATCCAAGGTGGTAGAGGTTAGGGAGCAGCTgggcagacacacagaacaaggAAACAATTATagtcaatatactgtacagagcATGTTCCTGTAGTAGTAAAACCACATCTaccataaatacagtatgtaagcaTACTAATGTCCAATCGATTTTATATGCACAGGTCCCATCTGTGGTGTCTCCTCACCGTTTTAGAGTTCCTAGCGTCTTTGATGAGGTTCTCTGCTGATCTGACATCCTCCAAGATGGCATCTGTCTCAGAGTTTCTCAGAGAGTTCAGGTGGTCCTGCACCTTCACACAAATCCTGTCAATCATctgcaagacaaaaaaaaaaaaaggaggacaTAAGTTGTCTTCAAGTACAATAAAGTTTTAGTGACTTTCCTAACTCAAATTGCTATTAGACctataacataaaaaacagcttGTAAATCAAGACGATATATGCTTTAGAGCAAATATTCGAGTTTATTCAAACCATGTCACACAGTGTGGCTTGCAGAAGGCTGAAATCTCAGTGTGTAAACACCTTTATTTTGTGTACACACCTGCTGCGTAGTTGTGGTCACGATGCCCTGCTGAAGTCGATAGGCCTGCTCCTGTAGATATTTTCTGGTTTCATGGTTCCTGTACAGATAATTCTCAATCTTGGGGGAGGGAAGTGCAAAGACACTGTTATCACAAGAATAGTGGTGAGAGTATTGATTCAGCTGTAGAGTGATACGGCACAGTATATGTCCTACACTACAAATTGTTATAGTCATGCAGAGACTAGAGGAAATGAATGTACCTTTAGCAAAGcatcctctgttttctctgggcTTGCCTTCAGAGCCTGGGAGGCATCAATGATGGGGATGGGCATGAAACGAATGGTGAAGTTCCTAATGGACACACAGCCAGAGGACGTTATCCTTCTCATGTTTTTTTCAAGGACCACTTGATAGATACAGCTGCTCTCAAACTGGTCTACTACAGATCTATTGCAGGATAGCGGTCTCGAAAAAGGTCAACACACGGTGTTAATAGTACTGTGATGGAGGAGATGCACATGGCAACATGGTGCAAACACTGATACAGATTAGcctttaataatgttttaagatgaaaacaaacattacaagCATCATGAAAGATTTTCTGACAAAAAGAACAGGAGACAAGagaaaactgaagaagaagaagagaggtgCATGTGCAGATGTGTTCCAGCTGCAAATTTAGTTAGAGGCAACCATGTcatgttacactcgcacacagaTGATTGAACACTGAAATCCACAAAGGATTCAGTAgataaaaatctgatttattcTGTCTCCACTGATGctattatttttaatctgttctgctctcccttcttttcctcttcctcagcaTCTTTTCTCTTGCCGTTGTCTCTTTGTTGTTCTATGCCCTATGTTCGCcactttccttccttcctctctcctcttcctgtctgaTCACACCTCAAGCTTTCCGCCTGCtcagcacacagacagagcacATTTGGGCTGAGACACCTGCTACACATCGATTCTTTTAGCATGTTACGCACATAAGCAAATACCTAAATGAGGATGtatctatattatatttacaatttaataACAGTGAACTGAAATACACAGACAATcactaacatacacacatacaaacgtGGGGACAGTGATACATACTTCTCCAGAGCGGCTGCTACATCCTGAAGACCCTGAGGACTGGTGTTGTTCTTATCCCAGATCACAGTtctgcacacataaaaacaattgTGAGTTGTGTCATGTTTCCTCCCAAAAAATCTCAGTATCTCTGTATACTCACCTAAGTTTGGAGTTGATTTGTAGTGCCTTGGCCAGCATCTTGGCTCCCATGTCCCCCATTGCGTTCCCGCTGATGTCTAGTCTGGTGAGCGAGGAGTTACTGCCGAGAGCATTTAGAACAATGCTCAGATCACTTTTAAGTCTGGAGTCTGCTAGAGACAGCGAGGTGAGGGGCTGGAGAGGGAAGGATTCAGGGAtggagcaggaaaaaaatgtgtttaagtgAGAAAGCGTGGAATACACATTATCATCTGCTGTGTCCGTCTGTGACAATATTATAGGACAGCAGGACGGTCTTTGAGTCTGTTTGTTTGCCACCTGCAGGCTATTCAACAGAGTCAGAATTGATGAGCTGCCCTCAAGCTGTTCGAGTTCATTCACCAGCAGACATTCAAAAGAGGCTTTCTTGGCACTTGTTGTATGGGACTGCCAAGTTTAACACCAGCTATTGTTATTTATGTCACTGACagcattaatatttgtttaagcTTTTCCTGTCAAATGTCTTCACTGTCACTGGGTGTTTGGTCTGGTGGGGGGGGGCTTCTATGTCTTTGGCTTAatgctgtctttgtttctttaactCACTCTATGATCTCTGGCacgtccacagagcagctgatTATGTCTGTCATGGCTCACATCCATTACACCATTACAAAATTtctgaaaactttttttttttttttaaatcgaTGCTGTAAAGTTTTTCGTTTCGAGTTTATCGTCTCACCAATAAGACACATTATACAGTTTATCTGTGGTCTAACTGCCTGGACTCATGCCTGGATAGATAAATACAACAGGCTAAATATGCTGCCAGCAGCAGTGTCCCACTCTCTTTATGCAAGTATGTGTGTATCCATCAGGTTACACATGCCAAAAAGGAAATGTACCTCTGAGAACAAAATCATTTGTACAGATCTTCACTTATCTGTACACCTTATGGATAGTATCACGATTCCCCCAGTCTGCACTCAGGTTCCACCAGCCATTTTGAGATCAGCTATCCTTTGTATGTTACTAACTTATTTTCTTCCACCTTTTTTTTCCCAACCTAATCTTTCACTTCCTATTTGACCTATCACTTTTAACCTTTCCCCCCCATCTCTTTTTCAGTACCCAGCCATCGATCATTTCTCCCTCATTTTTTGTATTCCACCTGCACAGCCAGATAAACAGCTCatacacataacacacacacacacacacacacacacacacacacacttatactaTAAAGTACCAAGAGACCAATCCAGCACAGAGCAGCGCTCAATATAACAATCAATCTAGCACATCCATGGCTGTGGGAGACAGAGCAGGGCAGGCACTGGGGCAAAATTAGTTACACGTCCCATGATGCAGAGCGAGATAAAATGAGTGAGATGGATTAAGGgacaggaaaggagagagatCACTAGAAGCTGGGGGTGATCACTTTGTTTCACTCACTGCAGGTTGTCTGAAAGGttactgaagaaaaagaaaatcttacACAGCATATTAATGTCTATATAATATCCAACTATTTCAAAACAGTTTGAGCTGGTGCATATTCTGTGATTAACCTCAGATAGTTGGTTGCTTGCTGATAAAGCATTTGAACCAGAGGCATCTGTCTGAAAGACATTCTAGGTCATTATTTAGCTACCGTCCCTTCAAAGCCAGACAGAAAATTCAATTCATAACTTACCGACTCTTCTTCCTGAATCATATGGACCAGGCTATCCAACACTGGAGCAAGGTTTCTTAATCAGGTAGAAGAAAGGAAGACAAACAGATCattaagaaaaaatacatacaataaatgaggaaaatgatAAAACTGCACTGCACGGCCTTTTAAacctgataataataatgaatctGATGAGCAGGTTTGGGGCCCTCCTGAAAAAGAAGTTCCTctaaagagaaatgaaaactaTTCTCTACTCTTTCTGGCCCACGTGGTATACGTATGTCCGCTGTGCGTCTCGTCTTGTGGCTCTGTATTCTTACTTGGACTTGATGTTGTTGAAGTTCTTGCCCAGAGACAGATGTCTGATGGAGCGGTTCTTGGCTAGCCAAACCAGCAGAGTAGACAGGTCTGAGTCCAGGCCTGAGGGAAGAGGATTAGAGGTTTGAATAAATTATGAATTAAGACTGAGCGATCTCCAGTCTACTACACAGGTTGTAGCTGGACCAGTAGTTTGGCTCAGGTTTGAAAAGTCTGCTAAATGATGTCAGCTCACCATTGTCAGAGATGTCGAGGCTGGAGATATTGGGGATCTCAGCAATACAACCTTCGAGGATCTGAGAGCCTCCAGAGCGGAGCTGTAACACAGGGGagcaaactgtaaacacacaactgCACGGAAATACACATGATGTTTGTTAATGCACAATACAAATAACTGATCCTGTGCTCCGGTAAAGATAACCAAGCAGGAGGCAGCTGAAAGACTAAAAGATACAAAAGATTCTAGCACACTGTGGTTTATAAATTATTAACTTATGGCGTAATGGAAAattacaaatgatttaaaatcacagtgatCATTCTGCTGGATGCTGCTTTGCTATTTTAATCTTTTCACTTCTCATTAAACGTTGCTTGGACAAAGACGCCGAGGACATTAGGATTTGAAAATAAAGCACCTGCCAAAACagacatgcaaataaaaatgagatGTTAATTACGAGCGAGCACATTGGTACTTACACAATGGCCAAGCTTACCGAGGCATTAGGAGGAGAGAACAGCATGTCAGAGCCAAGGCAACAATTACAACGCACAGATGCTTAATGATCATACTTCTGCAAGCGCACACATCCCAGTGACACACAGTTCTTATTTTGCACGCTGTCAGCCCACTCAAAGCACAGCTCTGCGTTGCCTCCACCAAACAGTTCATTAAGGCTTCATGAAATAACAGAACGCATCATTTCCCCACCACGGCTTTAGCTTGGGAAGATTTCTATAGGAATCTGGAATTGGATTTCCTGTGTAATTTGTATTCATGCGTTATCTTTAGAAATCCCATTGAATCTGCAGCAAGCTGTCTTTATCTGTACGCGCACGGGAGGAGACGTGGGTGTGAGGGTGAGAGTTGTGATGAAACAATTAGAGAGGGCAActgacccccccaccccatccCACCCCCTTGCTACATCTCTCCCCCTCCGCCCACGCCTGCTTTCTGCCAAGTATTCCATTATACAGTCTCTTAAGAGTGTCGCTGGCCTGTGAAAGGGTTTGGAGTGGATCCTAAAAAGCAGACTGCACTGGATGAGTATTACATTCAATATATTAAAAGCCACACTCACCAAACTTTATCTGACAAGGGTACTTTAACAAATGCTACCAATACCAGACATAGCAAGGATagagcagcaaagaaaaaaaactgttgtgaCGACTGTGTTTGGAAGAGATTGAATTATCTCTAATTAACATTAgtgtaacaataataataactataataaataatagaagATTGACTAAACTGTACCTAACCAGACAGAtacatgtgtgaaaacagataTCTTAATTTTAAACTTACTTCACAGCAGCTGAGGTCTAGAGACACATCCTTCAGAGCTGGGTTACTGGCCAGGCCGAGCAGGAGCGCTCTAAAACGTTTTCACATGTAATAATACAATCAATACAATTTCAGTAATAATTCTGAGTTTTCAATCCATGTCAACTGTGCTTCGTTTTTGTGAACCAGGTTTTCCTGCCTCGGTAATATGTTGCTTGTGCAATTCGACTTTGTGACCATATACTTTTTTTCCCACTGTCAATATCATGAAAGtcaaaatacaatgaaaacaaaaatatatgaaaCAGCTTTAAACAAATATATGAGTATAAACTAGAAGATAAGGAACAAGGATAAAGTGTAAAGTCACTGAGATTGTAGGACAGGTGGAGTTGTTCCTCTGACTCATTAAACATGAATGAGTAGTTTTCTCACTTGAGGGCTTCTGGTGGCAGCTTGGTTCCCGACACGTTGATGGAGCTGAGAGACTCGGCGCTGCTGAAAAAGTGCTTGAAAGATGGAGTCACGTCTTTGCCTTTCctacagtaagtaaataaaataacgTCAGAAAGATACAGCAATGATATCCGACATGTCATAAGCTTTTTGACCGGGCGCTTTAAAATGCCAGGGGTGTAGCTCCCTGAAGCTGATCTGAGATTCAGGCCGACATGAAGATTTTAGTACTCTTGCCATGTCCCAAAAGCCTGTGACCCATTTTATCCACAGGTTGAGAAACCAACGCCACAAAACAAAGGATAAAGGTGGGTTGAAAAAGGCAGAATTAAAGCACTGGATATACAGGAAGCCTGTCTCCCACCTCAGCCATTTGCTCACCTCCTGCACAATCCCCCACCCCCCCATCCCATCTCCCCTATTCCCTTGATGAAGTCCTCAACTCCCAAGAGACAAACTGGAAAGAGAGATAATAATGGGAAGAAAACTCCACCCCTCACCCATCTGTTACACACAAGATCATCACG
This genomic stretch from Anabas testudineus chromosome 16, fAnaTes1.2, whole genome shotgun sequence harbors:
- the LOC113170045 gene encoding F-actin-uncapping protein LRRC16A, which translates into the protein MSEDVSEVSKELLESVRDAVGRKVKLSLRKRVKLEIKGDKTENRVLALASHRVYLLTARIPTKVEHSFNYLEIQGISCNKPTQLLIEYERSSFSLKLLSTEEVNEVVAHIGNCLLRICPGLPPSKVMKKLCMEPPDRLTSLQTLWENNKPAEPGPCGGFSQMYRCVCDWLGLPYREEVQWDVDTIYLTQDSRELNLQDFSHLENRDLVAIIAVLEFNQWFTKLSTKDYKLSADVCEQILRVVSRSSRLEELVLDNAGLKTDFAQKLAAALAHNPSSGLTTINLANNPLEDRGISSLGAQFAKLNMGLKHLNFSKTSLSPKGVNSLCQSLSANPSIPSSLVHLDLSGNILRGDDMQHFYNFLSQPNRLTTLDLSNADCSLDQVCSALLRGSVQHLSVLNVSKSILPHRKGKDVTPSFKHFFSSAESLSSINVSGTKLPPEALKALLLGLASNPALKDVSLDLSCCELRSGGSQILEGCIAEIPNISSLDISDNGLDSDLSTLLVWLAKNRSIRHLSLGKNFNNIKSKNLAPVLDSLVHMIQEEESPLTSLSLADSRLKSDLSIVLNALGSNSSLTRLDISGNAMGDMGAKMLAKALQINSKLRTVIWDKNNTSPQGLQDVAAALEKNFTIRFMPIPIIDASQALKASPEKTEDALLKIENYLYRNHETRKYLQEQAYRLQQGIVTTTTQQMIDRICVKVQDHLNSLRNSETDAILEDVRSAENLIKDARNSKTLLPNLYHLGSASREEVNSSSVGPIQEKLESMAGEVTNVMDQQLQTLLVSMVDTAESLCPHVLKRSNLRTELMKASSAKMVVPKSFVTKTLLEQSGVDIINKISEVKLSLASFLSDRIVDEILEALSTSQHTLAHHLVCRGRPLVQQDSVDLDVPEEKIPKRASAEILEAERLDDLETCMMTPKSKRKSIHSRMLRPVSRAFEMEFDLDKALEDVPIHVEDTTSQTPTTPSQVLPKLEQRGAIVELPSEEEKKLQHFTKLRPRRNKKTHSSKVPQINNTPPQDGEQNGLMGRVDEGVDEFFSKKVTKMDSKRSLKSSESQDGEKKKSKGGFLNLIKRSSKSDKSDKSEKNQVTPLSSSTSSAPVVSAPASTIPEEPSSPKVAVKSPALEPKSRDASTRSQPTDYSSSSDRSEELRTPDSMDEPWEGSDGRGSPQGGRRYPGLQMMGTGLLAEMKAKQERRAHKSSSPDRPDSNATAKPQPTAAESRSPSGSNNKPDPSFPEKTLSRGETKPEPVSRLRATSSSSSPGGPGSPKPPVPQGAKPALAARPTIPQKPRTVSSSRSIDENPESPSSGGVSTKVTVLAPTLKRALSEKDKEGQTSLQSGVSASKTTQEVRVAPDSQRPSPLRTNSKDHSPFQGKDQPSNADKDKAVGKKSSNSGEEAEKDLILT